The following coding sequences are from one Capsicum annuum cultivar UCD-10X-F1 chromosome 3, UCD10Xv1.1, whole genome shotgun sequence window:
- the LOC107862459 gene encoding uncharacterized protein LOC107862459, translating to MDSDERMTALKRAYADIILNTAKEAAERIMSSEKKAIRYKHELKVAKEEAVGMLLRLKQMMDSKIREAELTSLSQQRKIDELEAQLQEAEDIVSDLRIELSDVQDELERVTSCKENGVQNLEEVNTAPPGEPHEENIVVLPLASQEESVTISNTEIMNMKQKTQGYQSCSNMVQIGKPNIAGPDLPSIILRNKVPELYRNGCTQRIRACEGNLLDGDLSVSKGVEKIRNENGDGFDEGEGIDLAPINKVDNVVNSQENIQPADDLLSNWHLLKSVRRKRRRAMRNRKADYPSPGSSPDHFLNIDKTSNTGSLTAHSSPASDCGPGEDPSHMGHGLSIEKAEPDVKLGFTEMHGNEPRIAESFRRKRRRARRNRKVDYVSPRSSPDHFLNTVKTSNTGGLAAHSSPGRDCAPGEDPSQMGHSLLIEKAEPDMKLGFTEMYGNEPQYAKLSGVLSSTVVEELVMAKIDSPRQESRSLESLEVPVDSLDFENVSSQSLNSLTKIAEVYGEVPSQTSKDRVIKYTFQRKRKREQFSVSEENAPIEKSSSKEINEEKLNGHVEPKMSNSATESSRDSRRTAQVARQLISLSEKKWWQ from the exons ATGGACTCCGACGAG AGAATGACGGCTTTGAAGAGGGCGTATGCGGATATAATTTTGAATACGGCGAAGGAAGCGGCGGAGAGGATTATGTCGTCGGAGAAGAAAGCTATTAGGTATAAGCATGAGCTAAAAGTGGCGAAAGAGGAGGCAGTTGGGATGTTGCTGCGGCTTAAGCAGATGATGGATTCTAAG ATTAGGGAAGCAGAGTTGACGTCCTTGAGTCAACAGAGGAAGATTGATGAACTTGAAGCTCAACTTCAGGAAGCAGAAGATATCGTGAGTGATCTCAGAATAGAGCTGAGTGATGTTCAGGATGAACTTGAAAGGGTGACCAGCTGCAAAGAGAATGGAGTACAGAACTTAGAGGAAGTTAACACTGCTCCTCCTGGAGAACCACACGAGGAGAACATAGTGGTGTTGCCTCTAGCATCACAGGAGGAGTCTGTGACAATTTCCAACACAGAAATTATGAATATGAAGCAGAAAACTCAGGGCTATCAGTCCTGTAGCAATATGGTTCAAATTGGAAAACCTAACATTGCAGGTCCAGATTTACCCTCTATAATTTTGAGAAATAAAGTGCCAGAGCTATACAGAAATGGGTGTACACAGAGAATTCGTGCTTGTGAAGGAAACCTTTTAGATGGAGATCTATCTGTTTCTAAAGGAGttgaaaagattagaaatgaAAATGGTGATGGATTCGATGAAGGTGAAGGGATAGATTTAGCACCTATTAATAAGGTTGATAATGTGGTTAATTCACAGGAAAATATACAACCAGCAGATGACCTGCTTAGCAACTGGCACCTGCTAAAATCTGTTCGCCGAAAAAGAAGAAGAGCTATGAGAAATAGAAAAGCTGATTATCCTTCGCCAGGAAGCAGTCCTGATCATTTCCTGAATATTGATAAGACGTCAAACACTGGTAGCTTGACTGCTCACTCCAGCCCTGCTAGCGATTGTGGTCCTGGTGAAGATCCTTCTCATATGGGCCATGGTTTGTCAATAGAAAAAGCTGAACCAGACGTGAAGCTGGGATTCACTGAAATGCACGGAAATGAACCACGGATTGCGGAATCTTTTCGCCGAAAAAGAAGAAGAGCTAGGCGAAACAGGAAAGTTGATTATGTTTCTCCAAGAAGCAGTCCTGATCATTTCCTTAATACCGTTAAAACATCAAACACTGGTGGCTTGGCAGCTCACTCCAGCCCTGGTAGAGATTGTGCTCCTGGTGAAGATCCTTCCCAGATGGGCCACAGCTTGTTGATAGAAAAAGCTGAACCAGACATGAAGCTGGGGTTCACGGAAATGTACGGAAATGAACCACAATATGCTAAATTGTCTGGTGTTCTAAGTTCAACAGTCGTGGAAGAGTTGGTAATGGCAAAGATAGACTCCCCCAGACAAGAAAGTAGATCTTTGGAGAGCTTAGAGGTTCCtgttgacagtcttgattttgaaAATGTTAGTAGTCAGTCTTTGAACTCATTGACAAAGATAGCTGAAGTATATGGTGAAGTTCCTAGCCAAACTTCAAAAGATAGAGTCATCAAATACACCTTTCAAAGAAAGAGGAAGAGAGAGCAGTTCAGTGTATCAGAAGAGAATGCTCCAATTGAGAAGAGCTCTTCAAaggaaataaatgaagaaaaactaAATGGTCATGTAGAGCCAAAAATGTCAAATTCAGCAACAGAATCATCACGTGACAGTCGCCGAACGGCACAGGTTGCGCGACAG CTAATTTCTTTGTCTGAGAAGAAGTGGTGGCAGTGA